The genomic window CGTTGATTAATTAATGAGAAAAACCAATAGGATATAACTTTTCCGACGTGCGCATCGTTGAACGTATAAATCGTCAAAATATGAAAGCGTATGACTTTCGTTTTGTTCCCTGTCGAAAGCTATAGGCGCGACGGGTGTCCAATGCAATGGCAAATATATGCATACTGCAGCTCAGAGGATTGTTTGAAGATACTAAACATTCAATAATATCTTAATAAGCGTAACGATTGACGACCCTTAACCTATTGAGCTTTGCATTCAGCactttgaattttgttctagAAATAGTAAAATGGAAAATTGTAAAGTCTCTGGACACTAGTATACTAAACACACActcgttattttatattaagtacACGTTACAATTAACATACTATAATACATATGctataattactatttttgaaataaaagaaaaatatgaaaaatagactttataaaaatcaaggatttaattacaaagaaatagtattttatcaattttcaattatatttctctGTGAAGAAAATAAAGAGTAAAAATGGAATAAGAGCTCAATAGGTTAAAGgcacatatgtattaaatatgtttcttttaTGTTGGACACTTTGTATGAGTAttctttaatattgtaaatctCTAAGCTATTCAAAAAAAAGAGatgcattttattaaagattgatTAATGAAGTCGAAACTTCTAATCCCATGGATTTTTTTCGACTACATAGTCGCTCTCACACCATTGCATTTGGTCATTAGTCCGCCCTGTTCTTCCATCAGGACTTCGCTTTACTCTTATTTCTCACCCTTGGCGAGACCGAATAGAGTTTCCTGAAAAGTGTCACTAGATTGTTCTGCGGAAATAGGGTCTCGACGATACCTTCCAACAGCACGTATAACAGCCGTCTGTTTAGCACGGGCCGCTGAAACAACTCAAATACCCTTAGTAAGCCGCGCCTCGTCGTCTCGCTGCCTATGATATGTTTCAATTCATCCGAGAGACACGAAAGCAAAGCTATCTTGGCTGCCACTCGTGTTCTGTTTTTCATTTCCGTGTCTCGCGGCGGTTTACTCTCGGCCTTCACGCCATTCGGCCAGAAGCTATTCCTGTAAAATGTCATTCATTCtccttaatattaaattttgaaattaaataatcatacattagttaatgtgaataaattttttaaatgctgaaTTATACATAAGAATTATTTCGTATAGAAATATCAAAGATATTCTTTAATGAATGCCAATTTTATATGGATTTGTTATGCTTGAAACACATTAACATCATTTACTTACTTGAATAAACGCAAATATCCCGCAACTTTTGATGGACTGGTCATAAACGATACATATTCCACTATTCTTCTATTCACTATATCCCCGAACATTGTACGAATAATTTGACGCAGTAATGTTATGATTCGCCGTCTCAACCATTGATTTCGTACTTTCAGATCAAAAATTTCATCCATTAACAGGAGCATAATTCGCAACGGGATATTGTCATCGGTCTGTGAAAACACAAATTGACATAATTCAATTGATTGACTCAACATCCTAAAAATATGATGCATCATTGCAAAAtggagtaaaataaaaaagtacctCTGTATCAAGACCGGCACTGACTTTAGTATTCTCATAAAATATACTTGACTTCTTAGGATTGCCAAAAAATTTACTCAGATTGTCCATTACGCCATCCACAGTACTCAACATGTTGTCCGGCATTGTTTTAACCGCCTGCGTGACGCTTTTCATAGACGTCTTTAAGGGATTCATTAAAGTATCTATCTGTATAAAGCAAATATTTAGACAATTAGTTACTTTTAATGTTatgtaaaaatcattatataaatcaatagatgtatattattttataacttcttatatttttagaattaatttacacttttaaacaaaaataatttattgattagatcataattaaataaacaataactgATATatcaatattgatatatttaccGTTCTTGAGATCTGCCCGCCAGTGACTCCTTTATCGTAATCCCCTTGTTCTAAGAAAGATAACAACATGTTCTGCAATCCCATATGGCCATCCATAATCGCCGGCTTCGTCAGTTGGCACAACCACGCGTTTAACATCAACATTCGTCTTTCCAACACCGTACGTTCCATATTATGAAAAGCCTTTTTCGCGGGGAAAGGTATTTTTGCTAAATCGTAATATTTTTCCTTAATCTTCTGATGCAAATCATAGAAGTCGGAGTATCGTCTGTAGATATGCCACTTCTCCTTGTAGCCCGAATCGTAATTTTTCATGACCGCTACTGCGTATATGCCGTACGTTTTTCCACGATCGCTGACAATGCCAGTTTCTATAATCGTGGCAGTGATCTCGAAGCGACCTTGCTGCAGTTTTTTAATTGCGGTTTGATCGTAATTATTCTCATCCAGTTTAACAATTTGTTCCACATTAGTTTCCACGTCAAACAAAATGTCCTTTTTCTCCCCGATTTGCTCGATCTCCGCAGTAAATCCTGTACGTGTGTTTTTCGCATTTTTGAGATTGCCCATATCCGCATCAACTTCGTCGGATACTCTATTTTCGTTCGCCTCGCCTATGCTCGTTAAACTTGTCGAGGAACTCGATTTCTTAGTGCCGTCCTTCACTACGAGTTTTGTGTCGTCGATTTTGTATGTCTCAGACATTTCCTCCAAAGTATCCAATTCGTTGTTCATGCTGGACAAGCTTATGCTGTCCAAGGATTTTGCGTCGTCTTCGGATACCGGATCCTTCAACAGATCCAGCTCTGCGAGTAGTTTCACATAAGCCAATGATCTTTTGAAACCTGGCAGGAATCTATCCTCAGTCTGTAGTTTCTCGTAGCAACAATTTCGTAGCTCATCAAACCATGTTTCTTTAACCGATTCCATCTTCGTCTTCGTAAGCAAGCTTCTCACTAACGTATCGTCCAGTTGCAGTTTGGGTGACGCTTTGTCGCTAAGATACTGTTGGTAAATCTTCGTGGCTGCTTCTTTTAGATTATCCAGATCTGCATTCTTACGTTTAGCGCCCATTACACCCGAGCCAGA from Solenopsis invicta isolate M01_SB chromosome 2, UNIL_Sinv_3.0, whole genome shotgun sequence includes these protein-coding regions:
- the LOC105197375 gene encoding sorting nexin-13 isoform X5, giving the protein MRVVECTTTAGPSNNHQRTLICIYRTYSPNLDNVIKSEREDLIKKTEKFRQYILDLSRERMTFTLDRRITGSRIIDESLQEILDFLIRDYVEPWYNVVTDDEEFIYSVRDTAQKIAINVANRVKSVDWIPYLTTRLVDDAASHVRLYRQASARMKQLRSNRVQKGSASSSTSGGTPKKTPTHRRNKSETDVSWYSQSKFYIPNLSSLTEPIESSGDDKEDESLEKIFFDLEVQMENNLICRDLVCTNDIQELEFLGEISEILLYLVLPKADFDCLTVRFVLRELLVNVIIRPLLDLFSDPDYINQACIWLCTKDGGLPSDIFLTVIRITDSLDELMATKNIVCEEIAHLRSKDSGGDDLSVKQQLNSLVYVKKILETRIIGMQEGLETETDGIGAQPEWNRLLIPGQKLVNLPLDELLKNNIALSYFIDYMTSINAEAYLFFYLNIYGWRVSAEQQISDIELQKIQSAQSGSGVMGAKRKNADLDNLKEAATKIYQQYLSDKASPKLQLDDTLVRSLLTKTKMESVKETWFDELRNCCYEKLQTEDRFLPGFKRSLAYVKLLAELDLLKDPVSEDDAKSLDSISLSSMNNELDTLEEMSETYKIDDTKLVVKDGTKKSSSSTSLTSIGEANENRVSDEVDADMGNLKNAKNTRTGFTAEIEQIGEKKDILFDVETNVEQIVKLDENNYDQTAIKKLQQGRFEITATIIETGIVSDRGKTYGIYAVAVMKNYDSGYKEKWHIYRRYSDFYDLHQKIKEKYYDLAKIPFPAKKAFHNMERTVLERRMLMLNAWLCQLTKPAIMDGHMGLQNMLLSFLEQGDYDKGVTGGQISRTIDTLMNPLKTSMKSVTQAVKTMPDNMLSTVDGVMDNLSKFFGNPKKSSIFYENTKVSAGLDTETDDNIPLRIMLLLMDEIFDLKVRNQWLRRRIITLLRQIIRTMFGDIVNRRIVEYVSFMTSPSKVAGYLRLFKNSFWPNGVKAESKPPRDTEMKNRTRVAAKIALLSCLSDELKHIIGSETTRRGLLRVFELFQRPVLNRRLLYVLLEGIVETLFPQNNLVTLFRKLYSVSPRVRNKSKAKS
- the LOC105197375 gene encoding sorting nexin-13 isoform X3 — protein: MARSGKMNVPLYGVLGAAAILLAYILGIGTIIKLFICLLALILGTLICIYRTYSPNLDNVIKSEREDLIKKTEKFRQYILDLSRERMTFTLDRRITGSRIIDESLQEILDFLIRDYVEPWYNVVTDDEEFIYSVRDTAQKIAINVANRVKSVDWIPYLTTRLVDDAASHVRLYRQASARMKQLRSNRVQKGSASSSTSGGTPKKTPTHRRNKSETDVSWYSQSKFYIPNLSSLTEPIESSGDDKEDESLEKIFFDLEVQMENNLICRDLVCTNDIQELEFLGEISEILLYLVLPKADFDCLTVRFVLRELLVNVIIRPLLDLFSDPDYINQACIWLCTKDGGLPSDIFLTVIRITDSLDELMATKNIVCEEIAHLRSKDSGGDDLSVKQQLNSLVYVKKILETRIIGMQEGLETETDGIGAQPEWNRLLIPGQKLVNLPLDELLKNNIALSYFIDYMTSINAEAYLFFYLNIYGWRVSAEQQISDIELQKIQSAQSGSGVMGAKRKNADLDNLKEAATKIYQQYLSDKASPKLQLDDTLVRSLLTKTKMESVKETWFDELRNCCYEKLQTEDRFLPGFKRSLAYVKLLAELDLLKDPVSEDDAKSLDSISLSSMNNELDTLEEMSETYKIDDTKLVVKDGTKKSSSSTSLTSIGEANENRVSDEVDADMGNLKNAKNTRTGFTAEIEQIGEKKDILFDVETNVEQIVKLDENNYDQTAIKKLQQGRFEITATIIETGIVSDRGKTYGIYAVAVMKNYDSGYKEKWHIYRRYSDFYDLHQKIKEKYYDLAKIPFPAKKAFHNMERTVLERRMLMLNAWLCQLTKPAIMDGHMGLQNMLLSFLEQGDYDKGVTGGQISRTIDTLMNPLKTSMKSVTQAVKTMPDNMLSTVDGVMDNLSKFFGNPKKSSIFYENTKVSAGLDTETDDNIPLRIMLLLMDEIFDLKVRNQWLRRRIITLLRQIIRTMFGDIVNRRIVEYVSFMTSPSKVAGYLRLFKNSFWPNGVKAESKPPRDTEMKNRTRVAAKIALLSCLSDELKHIIGSETTRRGLLRVFELFQRPVLNRRLLYVLLEGIVETLFPQNNLVTLFRKLYSVSPRVRNKSKAKS
- the LOC105197375 gene encoding sorting nexin-13 isoform X1 — protein: MHDDSRPIEQSPKMNVPLYGVLGAAAILLAYILGIGTIIKLFICLLALILGTLICIYRTYSPNLDNVIKSEREDLIKKTEKFRQYILDLSRERMTFTLDRRITGSRIIDESLQEILDFLIRDYVEPWYNVVTDDEEFIYSVRDTAQKIAINVANRVKSVDWIPYLTTRLVDDAASHVRLYRQASARMKQLRSNRVQKGSASSSTSGGTPKKTPTHRRNKSETDVSWYSQSKFYIPNLSSLTEPIESSGDDKEDESLEKIFFDLEVQMENNLICRDLVCTNDIQELEFLGEISEILLYLVLPKADFDCLTVRFVLRELLVNVIIRPLLDLFSDPDYINQACIWLCTKDGGLPSDIFLTVIRITDSLDELMATKNIVCEEIAHLRSKDSGGDDLSVKQQLNSLVYVKKILETRIIGMQEGLETETDGIGAQPEWNRLLIPGQKLVNLPLDELLKNNIALSYFIDYMTSINAEAYLFFYLNIYGWRVSAEQQISDIELQKIQSAQSGSGVMGAKRKNADLDNLKEAATKIYQQYLSDKASPKLQLDDTLVRSLLTKTKMESVKETWFDELRNCCYEKLQTEDRFLPGFKRSLAYVKLLAELDLLKDPVSEDDAKSLDSISLSSMNNELDTLEEMSETYKIDDTKLVVKDGTKKSSSSTSLTSIGEANENRVSDEVDADMGNLKNAKNTRTGFTAEIEQIGEKKDILFDVETNVEQIVKLDENNYDQTAIKKLQQGRFEITATIIETGIVSDRGKTYGIYAVAVMKNYDSGYKEKWHIYRRYSDFYDLHQKIKEKYYDLAKIPFPAKKAFHNMERTVLERRMLMLNAWLCQLTKPAIMDGHMGLQNMLLSFLEQGDYDKGVTGGQISRTIDTLMNPLKTSMKSVTQAVKTMPDNMLSTVDGVMDNLSKFFGNPKKSSIFYENTKVSAGLDTETDDNIPLRIMLLLMDEIFDLKVRNQWLRRRIITLLRQIIRTMFGDIVNRRIVEYVSFMTSPSKVAGYLRLFKNSFWPNGVKAESKPPRDTEMKNRTRVAAKIALLSCLSDELKHIIGSETTRRGLLRVFELFQRPVLNRRLLYVLLEGIVETLFPQNNLVTLFRKLYSVSPRVRNKSKAKS
- the LOC105197375 gene encoding sorting nexin-13 isoform X2, which translates into the protein MHDDSRPIEQSPKMNVPLYGVLGAAAILLAYILGIGTIIKLFICLLALILGTLICIYRTYSPNLDNVIKSEREDLIKKTEKFRQYILDLSRERMTFTLDRRITGSRIIDESLQEILDFLIRDYVEPWYNVVTDDEEFIYSVRDTAQKIAINVANRVKSVDWIPYLTTRLVDDAASHVRLYRQASARMKQLRSNRVQKGSASSSTSGGTPKKTPTHRRNKSETDVSWYSQSKFYIPNLSSLTEPIESSGDDKEDESLEKIFFDLEVQMENNLICRDLVCTNDIQELEFLGEISEILLYLVLPKADFDCLTVRFVLRELLVNVIIRPLLDLFSDPDYINQCTKDGGLPSDIFLTVIRITDSLDELMATKNIVCEEIAHLRSKDSGGDDLSVKQQLNSLVYVKKILETRIIGMQEGLETETDGIGAQPEWNRLLIPGQKLVNLPLDELLKNNIALSYFIDYMTSINAEAYLFFYLNIYGWRVSAEQQISDIELQKIQSAQSGSGVMGAKRKNADLDNLKEAATKIYQQYLSDKASPKLQLDDTLVRSLLTKTKMESVKETWFDELRNCCYEKLQTEDRFLPGFKRSLAYVKLLAELDLLKDPVSEDDAKSLDSISLSSMNNELDTLEEMSETYKIDDTKLVVKDGTKKSSSSTSLTSIGEANENRVSDEVDADMGNLKNAKNTRTGFTAEIEQIGEKKDILFDVETNVEQIVKLDENNYDQTAIKKLQQGRFEITATIIETGIVSDRGKTYGIYAVAVMKNYDSGYKEKWHIYRRYSDFYDLHQKIKEKYYDLAKIPFPAKKAFHNMERTVLERRMLMLNAWLCQLTKPAIMDGHMGLQNMLLSFLEQGDYDKGVTGGQISRTIDTLMNPLKTSMKSVTQAVKTMPDNMLSTVDGVMDNLSKFFGNPKKSSIFYENTKVSAGLDTETDDNIPLRIMLLLMDEIFDLKVRNQWLRRRIITLLRQIIRTMFGDIVNRRIVEYVSFMTSPSKVAGYLRLFKNSFWPNGVKAESKPPRDTEMKNRTRVAAKIALLSCLSDELKHIIGSETTRRGLLRVFELFQRPVLNRRLLYVLLEGIVETLFPQNNLVTLFRKLYSVSPRVRNKSKAKS
- the LOC105197375 gene encoding sorting nexin-13 isoform X4, producing MNVPLYGVLGAAAILLAYILGIGTIIKLFICLLALILGTLICIYRTYSPNLDNVIKSEREDLIKKTEKFRQYILDLSRERMTFTLDRRITGSRIIDESLQEILDFLIRDYVEPWYNVVTDDEEFIYSVRDTAQKIAINVANRVKSVDWIPYLTTRLVDDAASHVRLYRQASARMKQLRSNRVQKGSASSSTSGGTPKKTPTHRRNKSETDVSWYSQSKFYIPNLSSLTEPIESSGDDKEDESLEKIFFDLEVQMENNLICRDLVCTNDIQELEFLGEISEILLYLVLPKADFDCLTVRFVLRELLVNVIIRPLLDLFSDPDYINQACIWLCTKDGGLPSDIFLTVIRITDSLDELMATKNIVCEEIAHLRSKDSGGDDLSVKQQLNSLVYVKKILETRIIGMQEGLETETDGIGAQPEWNRLLIPGQKLVNLPLDELLKNNIALSYFIDYMTSINAEAYLFFYLNIYGWRVSAEQQISDIELQKIQSAQSGSGVMGAKRKNADLDNLKEAATKIYQQYLSDKASPKLQLDDTLVRSLLTKTKMESVKETWFDELRNCCYEKLQTEDRFLPGFKRSLAYVKLLAELDLLKDPVSEDDAKSLDSISLSSMNNELDTLEEMSETYKIDDTKLVVKDGTKKSSSSTSLTSIGEANENRVSDEVDADMGNLKNAKNTRTGFTAEIEQIGEKKDILFDVETNVEQIVKLDENNYDQTAIKKLQQGRFEITATIIETGIVSDRGKTYGIYAVAVMKNYDSGYKEKWHIYRRYSDFYDLHQKIKEKYYDLAKIPFPAKKAFHNMERTVLERRMLMLNAWLCQLTKPAIMDGHMGLQNMLLSFLEQGDYDKGVTGGQISRTIDTLMNPLKTSMKSVTQAVKTMPDNMLSTVDGVMDNLSKFFGNPKKSSIFYENTKVSAGLDTETDDNIPLRIMLLLMDEIFDLKVRNQWLRRRIITLLRQIIRTMFGDIVNRRIVEYVSFMTSPSKVAGYLRLFKNSFWPNGVKAESKPPRDTEMKNRTRVAAKIALLSCLSDELKHIIGSETTRRGLLRVFELFQRPVLNRRLLYVLLEGIVETLFPQNNLVTLFRKLYSVSPRVRNKSKAKS